The genome window AGTATGCTATTCACTAACTCCTAAAGCCAAcgaaaggcaggggtggggctggggtgcaAGACACCCCTGCTTAGAGAGCACCCTGTGTGCTGCACTTTCACGGTTCACACAGCCAAGACACACAGAAGTGACCAGCAGGGAGCTGAAACACAGCAAGAGCTGGTAAAGACAGGCAATCGGTGAAGGGCCAAGAGTGGCACCCAGGCCTCCTGACCGATGAAACAGAGCAAGTTCACTTTTGGAAAGCAGAGAACGGCGACCATCGGACCTgtgagggatggggtggggccaGTGGGCAGGAGGAGCGACTccttttttttctgggtttttttttttttggtttgttttttttaaagacagggtttccttgtgcaGCTCTGAttatcctggacctcactctaaACCAGACTGGTTtccaactcaagagatccacctacctctgcctccaggtgttgggattaaaggtgtgtgccaccaccacccagcgaggaGCAACTTCTAATGCTCTACAGCACACTATAGTAACCGCAGTTGACTGCAATTAAATAAACACTTCAAAGCAAAGGTAAGGGCTGGGGATGGCGCAGCAGGTAAGAGACCGGccgctcttgcagaagacctgggttcgtttcccagcacccacatggccctcttctggcctccaaaggcactgcatgcatgtgccgcagacacacatgcaggcaaaaatgcATGGAAAATTTAGTCTTtattagaaaaaggaaaacaaggtaGAGAGAAATGTCTGGAGTAACGCATGTGACAAACGTACTGCAACGTCACCATTCCTGCACAGCATGCAGCCAGTATGTGTTCATTAAAAATACAGTGTGCGGCAGAAAGGTTCCGTGGGGAAAGAATGCTACTGGACTCCAAGCCCAATGACCCGAGAACCAGAACCAGTAGTGTAGCAAAGAGCCAACTCCTCACCGTTATCCTTTGACTACATAAGTGTGGTGCACACTCCCACAAACAGatgaagataaatgaaaaaagatgTACTTACAAACGAGgaaggagggctagagagatggcccagtggttacgagcactgtctgctcttctggagggcccaggttcaattcccagcacccacatagcagctcacaactatctgcaattccagttccaggggaccagaaaccctcacacagacatacacgcagacaccaatgtgcataaaataaaaattacttaaaaaaagagAGGCTACCTTGCTcggccttgatacaatggagaggggctaggctctccttcaacttggtatgcaaGACTTTGTtaactaccatgggaggccttacccactctgagtggatgggggcagagtgggagggaggtgaggaagcgggagaaagggagggaggagtaactgggattggtatgtaaaacagaaatttttttttaaataaataaacatctaatagaaaaaaaagagagaaaagaaggacgCCACACACCAAGGCTCCTGAGAACAAGACAGTGCAAGGGAAAGACTCAGCCTGCAGACTACCGAGCTGAGCCAGGACCAACCACTCAGGCTACAATCCGGCTACCCAAGGCCGAGGCAGCGCATGAAAAAGACAGACGGTGGCTCAACGGTAAAGCTCGATTCCCCAGCACggcaaaaaccaaacacaacagaaaaacaagattAAACCAGAAAATGAAGGTCAGCCTGAATTACAGAgcatgttcaaagccagcctgggtgactcagatctgtgtcaaaacaaaacaaaagggggaCAGCTCAGTGGTGAGCACTCAATGGCACTGGAGGccctggttcaatcctcagcacagcTAACAACAAAGCCATGACAGACGACACTAGAGTCACTGAGTGGTGTGGCCCTCAAAGCCCGAGGCAATGCAGTCTCTACCCCAATCCACAGGCCCATGAGTTTAGCAAGCTGTGGCTTCAGGGTCCAGGCTTAACAGGGGAATCTGCACCTGGGCAGGGTTTGTGACACTTAGGTAAAGGTTTGGAAGTGATCGGCTAGGAAGGCTACCTGAATCAAGTACCCCAGGCTACCCTTCCTATGTCTAAGGCATAACAGCACTTGTTctcaacttttgttttgttccatcacgatctcaagtagcccaggctggcctccaacccatgtgctgagattacaggtatgtgttagCACAAAGCTTCTCTTTGATTTCCCCCACATTATACGAACAGAAAGACCCTCACttctccagtcccactgcctACGATCAAGAGACCGAAATAACTTTGGGGTTAAGATATTAACAAAGgaacaacttaaaagagaaaaatgagcatgaaagcaaatgtgtatgtgtatttttccttttgttatggAATAGCAGTTATGATTAAAAGAATAAACACACAGTGGTACAAGGGTTAGGGCTGAGTGCCTCAGCCCAGCACAGCTCCCGGCCCTCACAATTTCAGGGTTCTTTACTATCAAACTCTTGCCTGTCAGTAATTAGGAAACCCCATTTGATTCTTCCCTAACCAGACCCCAGCCTCACTTACATCTCGGATGTCACACATCTGGGTCCACGTGAACACCTGCTCCGGGGGTGGATAGACcttgtgatgttttctttcttcagcaacAAATCCCATGAGCTGATTTCAAAGATAAACCGGGGCTTAAAAGCAGATtcccgccaggcagtggtggcgcacacctgtaatcccagcactcgggaggcagaggcaggtggatctctgcgagttcgaggccagcctggtctacagagcgagtccaggtcaggctccaaagctacagagaaaccctgtctcgaaaaacaaaaaacaaaacaaaaaaaagcagcAGATCCCCACCGGAAACCATAAGAATTAGGTTTAAGACCcttttttataaaatgtgtttgaAGTCTTGTTTGGGTCTTTGTATGATTTAaacccaaacttttttttttttttccttctgagagatggtttctctgtgtagctttggagcctgttctagatctcgctctgtagaccaggctggcctcgaactcagagatccaccgccCGGCTAAACCCAAAATTTTTAAACAACCCAAGTCAGCACCTGACCCCTCTGAAGCAGCTCCATCCCATTGACTCTGGGCTGGATCAAGGCTGATTTGCCAAGCTCCGTTCATTTCAGCGACCCCgcctctccccacccacccaccccttttttttttaaagacagtgtcttTGGTAGGTCAGCGTCTGTCCCCGCCACCGGCCCCCTCCCAGCTCCTGACCCTCCAGGCTACAGCTCTCAAGGATTGGGATTATAGCCCGGGGCCTCAAGGGTCATTTCACTCCGTCTGGTTAATGGTGTACTACGCCAGGGTTACCTGGCGCGCCAACCAGGTGGCTTACAAGAAGCCGTGAGGGCGGCGGGCGCCGAGCGCGCCAACCAGAGTTCCTTCCCCGACCCACGTGAGCGggagactcccccccccccccagttgtcCTGCACACGCTCTCCCCCGACAATTGTAATACTAAGCCAGGAAACCATCTTCCAGTCCTCACTTTAACCCAAAGACCGCGGCGTTAAGTTCTGcatggagggggagggaaaacATAGGAGGCCGAAAGTACAACCGCCCAGAAGCGCAGGCTGCACCCGCGCGATGCAGCGCAAACTGCACCCACGCGATGCAGCGCAAACTGCACCCGCGCGATGCAGCGCAAACTGCACCCGCGCGATGCAGCGCAAACTGCACCCGCGCGATGCAGCGCAAACTGCACCCGCGCGATGCAGCGCAAACTGCACCCACGCGATGCAGCGCAAACTGCACCCGCGCGATGCAGCGCAAACTGCACCCGCGCGATGCAGCGCAAgctccccccagcccactccctcTGCAAGGGGCTCGCGCACCGACCTTAATGAAGTACGGCTTCCCGAACTCTCCGCACAGCTGCTGCTTCCAGCTCTCGCCGAAGCCGGCGGGCACGTTGCGGGCGGCGAGCCTGAGCAGGGCCGCGGCCTTGTTCCTCTGGATGCGGACGAGCTGCTCGGCGCTGAGCGGCGAGGAGGGCGGCGTGGCCTGCTCGTCCTGCCCGACCCGGGCCTTCTTGGCGGGGCTGGCCTGCCAGGAGTCGGGGTCGCCGGTAAGACTCCGCCGCCTGGCCCCCCGCGGCGCGCGCAGGCTCCGCGCCAAGCCCAAAGGCCGCGTCCCGAAGACGCCCATGGCCGAGCCGACCAGGTTCctgcggccgccgccgccgccctccGCCCGCCTACCCGCCCAAGGCGCACGCGGCCTTTTCGCGGCAAAACTGCTCCCGCCCCCTGCCGTCTGTGATTGGACGCCATGGAGGGAGGGGCGGGAACGCTGCCCACCGATTGGCTCGGCGGCGGCCGGACGCCGTCCCCATTGGTTGGCGTCTCGGCATGGCGGCCGCCGACGCGCGCGGCTGTTTTGAACCCGTAAGGCAGCCCCGGTCGGGCTGAGCAGCGGCGTGCACGGTACTCCTAACCGGAACCCCGCCGctccccatctccccagtcccGCCCTGCCCCGCACGCCTCACCGTATCGCCGCTGTCCTCGGCCGCCACGTCGCCCCCGGCCCCCGGAGCCGGCTCGGGGCTGCGCGTGCTCCGCTTCCCCGTAGGGGTCGGGGAGAAGAAAGAGTAGAGGGTCTTCTGGCCGATCATGCCTGCACCGAGGACCGAGCTCCGGGACGCTTGCAGCGGTGCTCGCGGGCGGTGCTCTCAGCTGGCGCTCAGCCAGCCCGCGCCAGTTCCAAGTGAGGGCGGGGAGGCTGGCAGGGCTGGGGGCGGTGGGGCCCAGCGCGCATGTGTGGGAGGGGCTGCGGCACCGCCCCCGGCGAGGTGGGGCTTGCGAGGCCGATCCTGGCTGGTGCACAGGTCTTTCTCCGGGTCTCGCAGACGTCACAGCTCACTGGAAAGCGTGGAGACTTAAAGGCCTTGGAGGTTGTTGCTCCCGCCCAGATAcacttcccctccttcctcctttccggtcttggggattgaactctgggccTTGATGCATGCTGGGCAGCCACTTGACCACCGAGCTGCACACCTTCTTGTGCTTCATCTCATGCACGTAACCCCCACATTCAGCCTTTAGCATCCTTCAGTTATCTCCGCCCCTTGCCCCCCCACCAGTAGAACCCCAAGTCTAGACTTGAACAACCCCAACTGTTCTTTTCTACTGAGTGATCTTTTGGGGGTGTAGATTAAACCTTGACTAGCaactgggtggtggcggcgcacgcctttaatgccagcacttgagcacttgggaggcagaggcaggcggatatctgttgagttcgaggccagcctggtctacagagatccaggacaggcaccaaagctacacggagaaaccgtgtcttcaaacaaacaaacaaacaaaacccttgacTAGTGCCCAGGAAAACCCTGCGGTGCACcctgtcaccccagcatctgggaggccgaggcaggaggatcagaatctCAGTGCCCATCTTGGATACAGAAGtctgttagaggccagcctgggctacagcctCCCAATCTTAACCAAATAGACTCCCAACATCCAAGCAGTTCTCCAGGCTGCTCCCCAGCTGTCCCTCTGagatcttcacaccttatatatacATTTTGTCCTGTATCTGGAAAGCTCCCGTCCTGGTTTAGGACCCTCCCCAGTGAGGTCttctgtcccacccccacccccagcctgtcACCCCTGCTCATAACTTCCATACTGTACAAAGTAATCTGATTTCTTACATTGtccttttttctgtttccatctccaAATTACAGTGTGGGTGAGGCAGGACCCGTGTCTTGCTGGAGGGTGCCAGAGTCCAGGACAGGAAGTGCTTTTAGGGACAGGAAGTGCTTTTAGGAAGTGAGCCGCCATCTCGGAGACATACACTTTCCCTCTCTCTGGCCGTGCAGCCTCACAACCACCCTCCTAGGCGTTTCCTCAAGTGAAGTAAAATCCTTCACGGAAAAAGTTTGAGCATGAATATTTATAGATTTTGCCGTGTCGCCTAGAGCCAGAAATGACTGCCGCGCCGTCTTTACACCAGAATACTAATCAGcagtgaagggggggggggggctggtgcaAATGGCATATATGGTTATATATACTATAGACACATAATGCCCGTACTAGATGCTAGAGACAGAAAACACGGTTTTATCTAAAGGCATTGCTGTAACTGaaaggtttttgtgtgtgtgtgtccttcccgGTCCGCagcacaagttaaaaaaaaaaacaaaaacaaacttcaaCTACAGATTGTGCTTACACAGAGACGTCAGACAGAAAAGACTATACAGTATATAATTCCACTTATTTGGGATTCTGGGACAAGCAACCAGGAGGAGCAGACAAAGCAGGCAGTTGGGGTTGTGTAGACGAGGGCGTTAAGTTGGTGCCTAGAGGAGGACTTTCTGGGATGGTGGATTGCTCTCCATCTTGACTGTGGTGGTCAGCCCGTGCTGTGGTTTGTCAGATGTGCAGGTTTATACATTGTTCCGCACACACGAGACGGTGCCCTGTACGACACTAGGCTCTTGGGCCCCCAGGGAGGTGACCCCAGAACCAGTCGACCACGCTCAACACCGCAGAACCATCCCGGGAAGGCAGCATCCTGCGATGCGCCGAGCGGCCGGCAGGTGGCGCTGCGCCGGAAGTCCCGCGCCGGCGCGGGAGGCGGGTGTGAGCTGCTTGTTGGTGCAGAGCCCTGGCAAAGCGGGGCACGGCAGCCTGAGTCTCTTCGGTGGAGCACGGCTACTCTCCGGTGTCAGTCCCTTCCCCGCAGGGCGCAGGGCGGAGACACCCTGCTTTTCTGGATGACTTTGAGCGAACCCCGTGACTCTGCGCGTGCGTCTTCCCATCTGTAGCGTTTGCAGCCGGAGCCAGAGAATTCGGAAGGGGTAGGGCCTGGGGCTGCGCGCCGGCGATCCCAGCATTTGAgcggcggaggcaggaggattgtgtggTTCAAGTCGGCTCTTGCTACGAAAACGTAAACTAAAGAGCAGGCCTGTGGGATCTGCAAGCTCACCACCGGGCTAAGGACGCCAGGCAGTTCCTAGTTGTAATGCCCAGTTTCCTTCGTAGACGAGTCTGTGGCACGCGGGTGGAGGACTGAGCCCGGGCCCCCCTCGCGTGGCCATTCATCTTCACGGCTGTGAAGGGGCGGCGGGATGGACAGGTTCCTGATGAAGCCTGACCAGGACGACCtcggagaggaaagggaggagccaGCCCGGTCCGGAGGAGCCTCGGGCGGCCAGCCGAGCCCCAGCTGGCGGCACCTTCGCCGGCAAGGTCTGGATTGTGATTACACTGTCCTGTTTGGCAAAGCCGAGGCAGACGAGATCTTCCGAGAGTTGGAGCAAGAAGTGGAGTATTTTACCGGTAAGCGGAGAAGGACTTTAGGTGTTAGGCTTCGGTGGTGAAAGAATGCACCTCTGTTAGAGCACCGTGAATTCAGGCTGTGACAGGGTCTAGAGCGAAATTACCTGGCTACTGATTGGAATTGCCTgggaagttaaaaaacaaaaagcaaaaaacaaaccccaaaccattCTGGGTTCTCTGTGATAGTGAGTCAGAATGGCTGTCTTCCAGGCCAGTGGTAGAGTGTTTctgtagcatgcacaaaaccccaGGTTAGACCCCAGAATTATCAAAGTGAACAAACACACTCATGTGCAGCCAAGCTAGTTTCTCACTGAAGAGTGGATGGTTAGCTGCATGCCTGCTGCCGCTGATGGCTTCCTGACCCTTGCAGTCCTGTGTCTGGAGAGTTTGTAGGTGGTGCTGATGCTGTTGCCTAGAGATCACATATTGAGAAGCTGTGATGAGCACACAGGGTCTGTGCCAGCCTCAGCTGCAATAGGCCCCATCAGGAATCCGTAGGCCCTTAGTGCACACACAAAACCATCCAGCCATGACTCGACTTCACTATGCTCAGAGCTGTCTGTCTCTTTATGCTCCGACTTCAGTTTAGGCAATGGacatacagttttaaaaactgGAGCCAGGGTATGGTGGTGTGTATCTGTAATTTCagaacttgagaggtggaggtaggaggagccagagttcaaggccatcctcagctaaatggagagttcgaggccagcctgggctgcatgagaccctgcctttaaaggccataaataaataaatacatgaggagttgaaagatgactcagcagttaagagcactggctgctctcccagaggacccaggtttgattcacagcacccacatggcagctcacaaccctctggaACTCCAGTCCTAGGCACTTCCAGCCTTGGAGGGACCAGACATATACAGGGTGCACAGACATTACATgtggacaaaataaaatacatgaaagttttttgttttgttttgagaaaggatctcactgtgtagccctgactgtgcAAGAACTTAccccatagaccaggctggccttgaactcgaagagatctgcctgcttctgcttcccaagtgctgggattaaaggcttgcaccactaccATCCCACtacataaaacagtatttttaaaaagaagggaaagaggaaaaagatggGCCTGAGCTGCTCATAGACAAAGTCATCTGTGGTTTGttagtttctgtttttttaattcttcagtttcatgtgtgtatatgacattttggttattttgacACACTACCCATTCTTTCAGCCCCACTACCACAGAACCCTTCTTCCCAAGCTTTCATGTCATTTTGGTTTTGTGGCCAGTGTGTCTAcatgttttgtgtgtctgtgcacatgaagAAGCCAGCGAGCCCTGCCCCATGTGTCCTCAGTACACTCGTTTGCAttccttctgccccccccccatgttgTATAAAGCCCAGCTGGGGACCCCCTCATTGTTTGAGATTGGGTCTCTTGCAGGGTCTGGAACTTGCAGACCCAGCTAGACCATCTGGCCAGGGAGCCCCCAGCAGTGGGATCTGAGGCACGTGCAGCCACACCTTGTGGCAggcacttcacccactgaaccacctctccgaccctttggtttttttgagacacactagcctggaacttgtgcTCTGCCTACTTCAGCgcctgagtgatgagattacagggGTACGCCATCATACCCTCTCGTGAAAATGAGAACAAGCCACAGTGGCATAGGGGAAGTGGTCCCCAACAGGGCATTCACGACACGACATGAGGAACAGAGGAAATGCCATCTCTGGTGTTCTCCCTTTTGAATGCCCAGCAAATGTGTGTATAGGACTCATCTGTCCACATCCCTTGAGGGTTGGGATGGAGCTGCTGCCATTTCATCTGCACAGGTGCTCTGGCCAAGGTCCAGGTGTTTGGAAAGTGGCACAGCGTTCCCCGGAAGCAGGCGACCTACGGAGACGCTGGGCTGACATACACCTTTTCCGGTCTCACGCTGACACCGAAGCCCTGGATTCCAGTTCTAGAGCGTGTTCGAGAGCGAATCTGCAGGGTGACAGGACAGATCTTCAACTTCGTGCTCATCAACAGGTACTACATTTCCTCCATGGGGAAGAGCTCAGGACTCCCATCATGCGTTGTTCACTTGTGACTACCCTTCTGTACTGCACGAGGGCTTTCCAGGACCCGAGATGGggctgctgctcttgcagagaacccaagttcagttcccggcaccagTAAATCCAGCTCCAGCAGGTCCAACACCTCCAGCCTCCCTGAGTATCTGAACTCCCATGCATGAAACTACACCCAGAAttagggattttctttttttaatttggttttttgagacagggtttctctgtgtagttttggtgcctgtcctggatctcactctgtataccaggctgtcctcgaactcacagaaatctgcctggctctgcctcccgagtgctgggattaaaggtatgtaccaggTGCCCTGCTAgaattatcttttttaaagataggagTTTCCATGGAGCTTGAATATAGGAGgcagtgaggggttgggggaggttaTTGAGAAAGTTAAATGGATGGATTGGGCTGGGTTTGGGGCAGGGACTTAGGATGGTTACACCACTGCTAACATTTGGCATCAGGAAGTACTTTTCTGTGTGGGGTTGGCCTGTGCATAGGACACAGCACATCCCTATCCTCCACCCTGTAGGTGCCCGCCCGTAGCACCCTGCTTCCATGATTGCAACCGACAGTGTGTTCTGAGGACAGAACAGCCAGGCTCCGAGGCCTGGGCTAAAGGGAAAGCCATTTGGTATGAGGTGGTTAGGGGGAGGGCCCCTCAAGGCAGTGTGACATTGGATGTGGAACTAGCTAGAGCTGGAGACACCAACATCTGGAGTTGAGCTGAGGTGTCCATGGAGTGGACATCCCTTTGGTGCGGCTGGGGGTCAGGAACTGGGGAGAGAAGAGCAGGGCCGGACTGCACAGGTGATGGTTGGTGTGAACCCGGTGACTGGAAGGTGTGGCTAGTTGATGTGAGGTCTGAGGTCTGCAGGCATTATAAGTAACTAAGTGTCAGTGACCTGtcgctgtgaggagacaccatgccCAAAGCAACGctatgaaagaaagcatcttgaagAAAGCATCTCCTTGAAGCCTGCTCACTGTTTTGGAGAGTTAGTCCATGCTCATCACGGTGGGCAGCAGACAGGCGTGGCACTGAAGCAGAAGCCGGAGCTTTAcattctgatctgcaggcagcaggcagagagggacagacagacactgggcttggtgtgagcttttgaaacttcagagCCCAACCACaatgacacacctactccaacaaggccacacctcctgatcgaGGACATTCAGGCTGGGCTCACTGGCCTCCCCAGGCTAGGGGTGTGCAGAAGCAGCACACCGCTTTGGGCTGCAAGAGGATGAGACACCTGCAGCACCCTCAGGGGACGGAGAGGGTTTCTTCGGCATTGGGATTGTTTTCCCACTACAGGTACAAAGATGGCTACGACCACATCGGTGAGCACAGGGATGATGAACGAGAGCTGGCCCCCGGGAGTCCCATCGCATCTGTCTCCTTCGGGGCTTGCAGAGACTTCCTCTTCCGGCACAAAGACTCTCGAGGGAAGAGGCCTCGGCGGACAATGGAGGTCGTCAGGCTGCAGCTGGCCCACGGAAGCCTACTGATGATGAACCACCCCACTAACACCCACTGGTACCACAGTCTCCCTATCCGCAAGAAGGTCCTGGCTCCTCGGGTCAATTTGACTTTTCGGAAAATTTTACCTagtaaaaaataaagcatgttttattatttttgtttgtgtgtgcgcgccacatatgtgcaggtgcccagggaggccaggagagggtgtaaGATCACCTGgtgatggagttacaggtggttgtgagcggTTTGacacagatcctctgcaagaacagcaagtgttcctaactgccaagacatctgtccagcccctaGAACCCATTCTAATAATCAGcactttgttttgtctttgcttAAAGAGGGGGCTGGTGTTTTCTTTACCCACAGAGAACTCAGGTTTATTAAGAACCTAGGGCCCAGCACACAGCACCCAGTTCAGGAGGATGCTATGTAACATCCACAATAAAAGAATACCACTCAGGCCTGGCATGGCAGCGTATCTTTAatgccagccctcaggaggcagaggcaggcaggtctttgaAAGTTCACAGGTAATTTGATGTACATAAGCCCACAGTCAAGTGTTTCCTAACAAAACCGTCTTTATTGCTATAGTACACAGCAGATACAAAAGTGCCTTTAGCAGATCCACACTCAGCAGCCTACGGCGTAAATACAGGCTTAACTTAGGTTTTCCAGAAAGAAGCTACCTACTGTGAATaatttaaaactagaaatcatCATTGGTTGCTATAATGTCTAATAATGTACAAAATGAGGAAGTGCATTAGCACTCGGTCAGGTTAACACATTTACAGCCttggctcaaacccagggctctgacCAGCATCCCACACTTGTCCACTTGGTCCTCTCTCCCTGGCCGACCTCAGAACGAATAGCAGGACTGACTATTGGAGCCTACAACTCTGCAAAGTACTCTAAGATCACAGGTGACCGAGCGCTGTGCGTTCACCTCAACCCGAAAGCCAGGTCTGCAGGGCCTGGGCCACACCAAATGGTTCAGCTGCTCTTGTGGGAGCTGTGGCTCGGAGGTCCAGCACGGCACAGACTCAGAGTCTCAAGTCCTCAGGATGCACAGTGTGACCTGATCTCAGTCGATGCCTAGGCACATCTGGAATGTCTGCCAGCTCACCCCTGTAGAGAAAACACGTCCTTGGCCTTACCTCAGTGACCTCTGGATAGGTCTGGTTCCAAATCTTACATCGAAAGAGTCCGTCTGAATTTGGTTTggtatcatgttttgtttttaagtagaaaCTTAGCTAAAACAGGTGCCATTGTGCCATCAAGGTTCCTCCATCCCTGGGCTATTCATGAAACTTATCTGAAAACGGAAGAAATG of Onychomys torridus chromosome 22, mOncTor1.1, whole genome shotgun sequence contains these proteins:
- the Alkbh2 gene encoding DNA oxidative demethylase ALKBH2 — translated: MDRFLMKPDQDDLGEEREEPARSGGASGGQPSPSWRHLRRQGLDCDYTVLFGKAEADEIFRELEQEVEYFTGALAKVQVFGKWHSVPRKQATYGDAGLTYTFSGLTLTPKPWIPVLERVRERICRVTGQIFNFVLINRYKDGYDHIGEHRDDERELAPGSPIASVSFGACRDFLFRHKDSRGKRPRRTMEVVRLQLAHGSLLMMNHPTNTHWYHSLPIRKKVLAPRVNLTFRKILPSKK